A genomic segment from Conger conger chromosome 2, fConCon1.1, whole genome shotgun sequence encodes:
- the LOC133122687 gene encoding myozenin-1-like isoform X2, with product MPLSGTPAPNKRKKSSKIIVDLSQITQDIEQDEADAEVAEFDLGTKIKAPKDLMLEELSLLKNRGSKMFKMRQQRVERFIYENNPELLTESMENLQNLAPSLGGQVNEDSAQEGQANGEQSPADGAIQNNGSALESETQGEDGSGKAAGENGEEGDGGATEKEKEVEVEEKEEKEEKKVEYVKTYISPWERAMKGDSELTATMKVEMPGPCVYTDPPSFKSFNRMAIPFGGFERASQLTTFQMPEIDLTPEEPEPPLVFHRDISSRPSFNRTPIGWICTGEHTDITIEQLDGIPFDGETDDL from the exons ATGCCTCTGTCAGGGACCCCCGCCCCCAACAAGAGGAAAAAGTCATCCAAGATCATTGTTGACCTGTCTCAGATCACGCAAGATA TCGAACAGGATGAAGCAGACGCCGAGGTGGCAGAGTTTGACCTGGGGACGAAAATCAAGGCCCCCAAGGACTTGATGCTGGAGGAGCTGTCCCTGCTGAAGAACAGGGGCTCCAAGATGTTCAAGATGAGGCAGCAGAGGGTGGAGCGCTTCATTTACGAGAACAACCCAGAGCTTCTGACCGAGTCCATG GAGAACCTGCAGAACCTGGCACCCTCACTAGGTGGGCAAGTGAATGAAGACAGCGCCCAGGAAGGCCAAGCCAATGGCGAACAAAGCCCTGCTGATGGCGCCATCCAGAACAACGGGTCTGCCCTTGAGTCTGAGACCCAGGGCGAGGATGGGTCAGGAAAGGCagcaggagaaaatggagaggaAGGAG ATGGTGGTGCCACggaaaaggagaaggaggtggaggtggaggagaaagaggagaaggaggagaagaaggttGAGTACGTGAAAACGTACATATCTCCATGGGAACGCGCCATGAAGGGTGATTCGGAGCTGACTGCCACCATGAAGGTGGAGATGCCTGGGCCCTGTGTATACACAGATCCACCCAGCTTCAAGAGCTTCAACAG GATGGCCATACCGTTTGGCGGTTTCGAGAGAGCCTCCCAGCTCACGACCTTCCAAATGCCGGAGATCGACCTAACACCCGAAGAGCCGGAGCCACCATTGGTGTTTCACCGAGACATCAGCTCCAGGCCGTCCTTCAACCGCACACCCATCGGCTGGATCTGTACCGGGGAGCACACCGACATCACCATCGAGCAATTGGATGGCATCCCCTTTGACGGAGAGACCGATGACCTCTGA
- the LOC133122687 gene encoding myozenin-1-like isoform X1 produces MPLSGTPAPNKRKKSSKIIVDLSQITQDIEQDEADAEVAEFDLGTKIKAPKDLMLEELSLLKNRGSKMFKMRQQRVERFIYENNPELLTESMENLQNLAPSLGGQVNEDSAQEGQANGEQSPADGAIQNNGSALESETQGEDGSGKAAGENGEEGGQDGGDGVNGVDGGATEKEKEVEVEEKEEKEEKKVEYVKTYISPWERAMKGDSELTATMKVEMPGPCVYTDPPSFKSFNRMAIPFGGFERASQLTTFQMPEIDLTPEEPEPPLVFHRDISSRPSFNRTPIGWICTGEHTDITIEQLDGIPFDGETDDL; encoded by the exons ATGCCTCTGTCAGGGACCCCCGCCCCCAACAAGAGGAAAAAGTCATCCAAGATCATTGTTGACCTGTCTCAGATCACGCAAGATA TCGAACAGGATGAAGCAGACGCCGAGGTGGCAGAGTTTGACCTGGGGACGAAAATCAAGGCCCCCAAGGACTTGATGCTGGAGGAGCTGTCCCTGCTGAAGAACAGGGGCTCCAAGATGTTCAAGATGAGGCAGCAGAGGGTGGAGCGCTTCATTTACGAGAACAACCCAGAGCTTCTGACCGAGTCCATG GAGAACCTGCAGAACCTGGCACCCTCACTAGGTGGGCAAGTGAATGAAGACAGCGCCCAGGAAGGCCAAGCCAATGGCGAACAAAGCCCTGCTGATGGCGCCATCCAGAACAACGGGTCTGCCCTTGAGTCTGAGACCCAGGGCGAGGATGGGTCAGGAAAGGCagcaggagaaaatggagaggaAGGAG GTCAGGATGGTGGGGACGGTGTGAATGGTGTAGATGGTGGTGCCACggaaaaggagaaggaggtggaggtggaggagaaagaggagaaggaggagaagaaggttGAGTACGTGAAAACGTACATATCTCCATGGGAACGCGCCATGAAGGGTGATTCGGAGCTGACTGCCACCATGAAGGTGGAGATGCCTGGGCCCTGTGTATACACAGATCCACCCAGCTTCAAGAGCTTCAACAG GATGGCCATACCGTTTGGCGGTTTCGAGAGAGCCTCCCAGCTCACGACCTTCCAAATGCCGGAGATCGACCTAACACCCGAAGAGCCGGAGCCACCATTGGTGTTTCACCGAGACATCAGCTCCAGGCCGTCCTTCAACCGCACACCCATCGGCTGGATCTGTACCGGGGAGCACACCGACATCACCATCGAGCAATTGGATGGCATCCCCTTTGACGGAGAGACCGATGACCTCTGA